One window of the Armatimonadota bacterium genome contains the following:
- a CDS encoding YtxH domain-containing protein — translation MSEHDEKNAMLYLLAGVGLGAIIGLAAGMLFAPKAGTETREDIANKFKELKGKTEEWISEQKAKRSTKSVVEELGA, via the coding sequence ATGAGCGAACACGACGAAAAGAATGCGATGCTTTACTTGCTGGCCGGCGTTGGACTCGGTGCGATTATCGGTCTGGCGGCGGGGATGCTGTTCGCGCCAAAAGCGGGCACCGAGACGCGAGAGGATATCGCCAACAAGTTCAAAGAACTGAAGGGCAAGACCGAGGAGTGGATCTCCGAACAGAAGGCCAAGCGATCGACCAAGTCGGTCGTCGAAGAGCTCGGGGCCTAA
- a CDS encoding AI-2E family transporter — protein sequence MSQAPAASVSKDATGHWRVWLWVLLVLFSLVFLYLVRSILLPFVAAMIISVLLDPTVKKLRMRGYPRWLAIGMVFAVFLGVLIGLGLWLTPVIGGQLSQFRTSIDTLTNQMGGADPNQNYFLRWNPAVQMQKPKEGTAVDQVFKALGPTFDYLGVPSTKREFVDQYVSPHKSEIAGYVESFFKGAFGLFPAIGMLAIFTFITPLLVVYMLVDMDRLKRRGATWIPPSIRAETLEMLRDIGQVFENYLRGVTTAILLYMGIAALLLTILGAPYAVLIGILFGALYLIPYIGPLISWTTLFVVTGLSGKVAVLGLAFSSPWTAAAVITAVFVLMDRIFDMAVYPKIVGKAVGLNPIVSFFVVFSGGALFGLVGMLLAFPLAGAVKVVLDRLIRVTSYTSEVVALPTVPLRHRIGT from the coding sequence ATGAGCCAAGCTCCCGCTGCGAGCGTGTCCAAGGATGCCACCGGGCATTGGCGCGTCTGGCTCTGGGTGCTGCTGGTCCTCTTCTCTCTGGTCTTCCTCTACCTTGTGCGCAGCATCCTGCTGCCGTTCGTGGCTGCCATGATCATCAGCGTCCTTCTTGACCCTACGGTCAAGAAGCTGCGCATGCGGGGCTACCCGAGGTGGCTGGCCATCGGCATGGTGTTCGCGGTGTTCCTTGGGGTCTTGATTGGGCTTGGCCTTTGGCTGACGCCGGTCATCGGAGGGCAGCTATCACAATTCCGAACCTCCATTGACACGTTGACCAACCAGATGGGGGGCGCCGATCCCAATCAGAACTACTTCCTGCGCTGGAACCCGGCCGTTCAGATGCAAAAGCCCAAAGAGGGCACGGCGGTGGACCAGGTCTTCAAGGCTTTGGGGCCAACCTTCGACTACCTCGGCGTGCCCTCCACCAAGCGGGAATTCGTCGATCAGTACGTCTCGCCCCACAAATCTGAGATCGCGGGGTACGTCGAGAGCTTCTTCAAAGGCGCGTTTGGGCTTTTTCCGGCCATCGGCATGCTCGCGATCTTCACGTTCATTACGCCGCTGCTGGTGGTTTACATGCTGGTGGACATGGACCGTCTCAAGCGTCGCGGCGCCACTTGGATACCGCCCTCCATTCGTGCGGAGACGCTTGAGATGTTGCGTGACATCGGACAGGTTTTTGAGAATTACTTGCGTGGAGTCACCACAGCGATCTTGCTCTATATGGGTATCGCGGCTCTCCTGCTCACGATCCTGGGAGCGCCCTATGCCGTGCTCATCGGCATCCTGTTTGGCGCGCTCTACCTCATCCCGTACATCGGGCCCCTCATCTCTTGGACGACCCTTTTCGTCGTCACCGGGCTATCTGGAAAGGTGGCGGTTTTGGGGCTCGCTTTCAGCTCGCCTTGGACGGCCGCAGCCGTGATCACCGCCGTATTCGTCTTGATGGACCGCATCTTCGACATGGCGGTCTACCCGAAGATCGTCGGGAAAGCGGTCGGCCTGAACCCAATCGTCAGCTTCTTCGTGGTCTTCAGCGGTGGTGCACTTTTCGGGCTCGTGGGGATGCTTCTGGCGTTCCCGTTGGCGGGCGCGGTGAAGGTCGTGCTCGACCGGCTGATTCGGGTGACCTCGTACACCTCGGAGGTGGTCGCGTTGCCGACGGTGCCCCTAAGGCACCGGATCGGCACATAA
- the flhB gene encoding flagellar biosynthesis protein FlhB, whose protein sequence is MAQDSGQERTEQATPRRRQEARRKGTVTRSADLSSAVAIGAILVALPAAVTTLGGVFVLGMNQSLAGLPTSMDLTTLSEHVWRMLFPALSGIAPLILAAMAAGIAANFAQVGFVLSAEPLTPSLNKINPLNGFKRLFSKTAAMEGLKAAVKSLLFGWIAYSLLLEHWSELGMLSSLSPTAAMITVGQLLKTVFLRIAIAWVVLAALDYLFQRRQVEKQLMMTKDELKQEMKEMEQSPELRGAMARKRQKLVKGRMRSAMKMADAVITNPTHFAVAIQYDPKKMHAPMVVAKGMDYMAQRIRELAAENKVPLIPNPPLARQLYKKCEVGDYVPRELFQAVAEVLAYVYTTLKKVRTPGA, encoded by the coding sequence TTGGCGCAAGATTCCGGCCAAGAAAGGACCGAACAAGCGACGCCAAGACGGCGTCAAGAAGCTCGAAGGAAGGGCACAGTCACCCGGTCCGCCGACCTGAGCAGCGCCGTGGCAATCGGCGCGATTTTGGTCGCGCTGCCTGCGGCCGTTACGACGCTTGGCGGGGTGTTCGTGCTCGGCATGAACCAGAGCCTCGCCGGTTTGCCGACTTCAATGGACCTCACCACCCTCAGTGAGCACGTGTGGAGGATGCTCTTTCCGGCGCTGAGCGGGATCGCTCCGTTGATCTTGGCTGCGATGGCCGCCGGCATCGCAGCCAACTTCGCGCAGGTCGGATTTGTGCTTAGCGCGGAGCCGCTTACCCCGTCGCTCAACAAGATCAACCCGCTCAACGGCTTCAAACGGCTGTTCTCCAAGACCGCCGCCATGGAGGGTCTGAAGGCCGCGGTCAAGAGCCTTCTCTTCGGCTGGATTGCCTATTCACTGCTCCTTGAGCACTGGTCTGAACTCGGGATGCTCTCCTCGCTCAGTCCGACGGCGGCGATGATCACGGTGGGCCAGTTGCTGAAGACGGTGTTCCTAAGAATCGCCATCGCCTGGGTGGTGCTTGCGGCGTTGGACTATCTGTTCCAGCGGCGGCAGGTCGAAAAGCAGCTCATGATGACCAAGGACGAGCTGAAGCAGGAGATGAAGGAGATGGAGCAGTCTCCCGAACTGAGAGGCGCCATGGCCCGCAAGCGGCAGAAGCTGGTGAAGGGCAGGATGCGCTCTGCGATGAAGATGGCGGACGCCGTCATCACAAACCCGACCCACTTCGCCGTGGCGATCCAATATGACCCCAAGAAGATGCACGCGCCGATGGTGGTGGCCAAGGGCATGGACTACATGGCTCAGCGGATCCGTGAACTTGCGGCGGAAAACAAAGTGCCCCTGATCCCCAACCCGCCGCTCGCCAGGCAGCTCTATAAGAAGTGTGAGGTCGGCGACTACGTGCCCCGCGAGCTGTTCCAGGCGGTGGCCGAGGTGCTGGCGTACGTGTACACGACGTTGAAGAAAGTGCGCACGCCCGGGGCTTAG
- the guaA gene encoding glutamine-hydrolyzing GMP synthase: MTQRHQRVIVIDFGGQYTQLIVRRVRELNIYSEMVPWTKVDAATVRSADAIILSGGPMSVLGEGAPDFDFSHLKPGQPVLGICYGQQLIAKNLGGKVEKASEREYGSREITVLDPNSLAGTLDRPTPDNLSTARTTHSVWMSHGDQVMAPPPGFTVTASTSTCPVASFENPDERIFGVQFHPEVSHTPSGMAILRGFLFDRAGLRGDWTSANFIEEEVEKIRAEVGNDGKVLCAVSGGVDSSVMAALLTKAIGDRAVCVFVDHGLLRKNEAAQVVEAFTNHFHPNLKAFDEKDRFFGALSGITDPEAKRKTIGEQFVRVFEDHANELKGCDFLAQGTLYPDVIESGSPTAAKIKTHHNVGGLPVWMRLKLIEPLRWLFKDEVRAVGRALGLPEEMVDREPFPGPGLGVRILGEVTPERVRIVQEADWIFRSVLRERGLHKGIWQSYAALLDVRSVGVMGDERTYEHPIVLRAVQSEDAMTARAVNIPFDALEHIATRIVNEVKGVNRVLYDLTSKPPATIEWE; encoded by the coding sequence ATGACCCAGCGGCACCAGCGTGTCATCGTTATCGACTTTGGCGGCCAATACACCCAACTGATCGTTCGCCGCGTGCGCGAACTCAATATCTACAGTGAGATGGTGCCCTGGACCAAGGTGGATGCCGCCACCGTCCGGAGCGCCGACGCCATCATCCTCTCGGGCGGGCCGATGTCGGTCCTCGGTGAGGGAGCACCCGATTTCGATTTCAGCCACCTCAAGCCGGGGCAGCCTGTGCTCGGCATCTGCTACGGCCAGCAGCTCATCGCCAAGAACCTCGGCGGCAAGGTCGAGAAGGCCAGCGAGCGCGAGTACGGGAGCCGAGAGATCACGGTGCTGGATCCCAACTCCCTGGCCGGCACCCTTGACAGACCAACACCTGACAACCTGAGCACCGCCCGCACCACCCATAGCGTCTGGATGAGCCATGGCGACCAAGTCATGGCGCCTCCTCCCGGCTTTACCGTGACCGCCAGCACCTCGACCTGTCCCGTGGCCTCTTTCGAGAACCCCGACGAGCGCATTTTCGGCGTTCAGTTCCACCCCGAAGTCAGCCACACGCCCAGCGGAATGGCCATTCTGCGCGGGTTCCTTTTCGATAGGGCCGGTTTGAGAGGCGACTGGACCAGCGCCAACTTCATCGAGGAAGAGGTTGAGAAGATTCGCGCCGAGGTGGGGAACGACGGCAAGGTCCTATGCGCCGTTAGCGGCGGTGTGGACAGCTCGGTCATGGCAGCGCTCCTGACCAAAGCCATCGGCGATCGCGCGGTCTGCGTGTTCGTGGACCACGGCCTTCTCCGCAAGAACGAGGCGGCCCAGGTGGTCGAAGCGTTTACCAACCACTTCCATCCGAACCTCAAAGCGTTCGACGAAAAGGACCGGTTCTTCGGCGCGCTCAGCGGCATTACCGACCCCGAGGCCAAGCGCAAGACCATCGGCGAGCAGTTCGTCCGGGTGTTCGAGGACCACGCGAACGAGCTCAAGGGCTGCGACTTCCTGGCCCAGGGCACGCTCTATCCGGACGTCATCGAGAGCGGATCGCCGACCGCCGCCAAAATCAAGACCCACCACAACGTGGGCGGTTTGCCTGTCTGGATGCGCCTCAAGCTGATCGAACCGCTGAGGTGGCTCTTCAAGGATGAGGTCCGCGCGGTCGGCCGGGCGCTCGGCCTGCCAGAGGAGATGGTGGATCGCGAGCCGTTCCCCGGCCCGGGCCTCGGCGTGCGCATTCTGGGAGAGGTCACCCCGGAACGCGTGAGGATCGTCCAGGAGGCCGACTGGATCTTTCGGTCGGTGCTCCGCGAGCGCGGGCTTCACAAAGGGATTTGGCAGTCCTATGCGGCGCTCCTCGACGTGCGGAGCGTGGGCGTGATGGGCGACGAGAGAACCTACGAGCACCCGATCGTGTTGAGGGCCGTGCAGAGCGAGGACGCGATGACGGCGCGGGCGGTCAACATCCCGTTCGACGCGCTTGAGCATATCGCCACGCGGATCGTGAACGAAGTGAAGGGCGTGAACAGAGTTCTCTACGACCTGACCAGCAAGCCCCCGGCAACGATCGAGTGGGAGTAA